One genomic window of Desmospora activa DSM 45169 includes the following:
- the rbsK gene encoding ribokinase yields the protein MKKPKIAIVGSLNMDLVVSADRMPKVGETIPGTQIHYIPGGKGANQAVGCARLGAEVSIIGALGNDPFGQQIFSSLADDGVNIEAIERMDDIPTGIASIIHTATDNCIIVVPGANDRCTTDLVSKHQREISSASVLLLQLEVPLDTVRHALVIAKKSGVKTILNPAPAKELTEEILQLVDYLTPNETEFEQLCGYSANTEEELEQAMREWENRYHHRLILTRGEKGCSYLVNGRLRTIPTPEVEVVDTTGAGDAFNAALACGIGQGWRVEQSVRFAIKAASHSVTKFGAQSGMPIRDEVGRDF from the coding sequence ATGAAGAAGCCAAAGATTGCGATTGTCGGTAGCTTAAACATGGATTTGGTGGTTTCTGCGGACCGCATGCCAAAAGTGGGAGAAACGATCCCAGGAACCCAGATTCACTATATTCCCGGGGGAAAAGGAGCGAACCAGGCGGTCGGTTGCGCAAGGCTAGGGGCAGAAGTGTCGATCATTGGAGCGCTGGGGAATGATCCCTTTGGACAACAAATCTTTAGCAGTCTAGCGGATGATGGCGTGAACATAGAGGCGATTGAGCGAATGGATGATATCCCCACCGGCATTGCATCCATCATTCATACCGCCACAGATAACTGTATCATTGTCGTCCCTGGGGCGAACGATCGCTGTACAACGGATCTTGTTTCCAAACATCAGCGAGAAATCAGTAGTGCAAGTGTTCTGCTGCTGCAATTGGAGGTTCCGCTGGATACCGTTCGCCATGCACTTGTCATCGCCAAAAAATCCGGTGTGAAAACGATACTCAATCCGGCGCCTGCCAAAGAGCTGACAGAAGAAATCTTACAGTTGGTGGATTATTTGACCCCCAATGAAACGGAGTTTGAACAGTTGTGCGGATACTCCGCCAACACGGAGGAAGAACTGGAACAAGCGATGAGAGAGTGGGAAAATCGCTACCATCATCGACTTATTCTGACCCGCGGTGAGAAGGGATGTTCTTATTTGGTGAATGGACGCTTACGCACCATTCCCACTCCCGAGGTAGAGGTGGTCGATACCACGGGAGCGGGAGATGCCTTTAATGCCGCCTTGGCCTGTGGCATCGGTCAGGGATGGAGGGTAGAGCAATCCGTTCGTTTTGCAATAAAAGCGGCTTCACACTCGGTGACCAAATTTGGAGCTCAGTCGGGGATGCCGATAAGGGATGAGGTTGGGAGGGATTTTTGA
- a CDS encoding LacI family DNA-binding transcriptional regulator, with the protein MASIKDIAQLAKVSPGTASVVLNGKGDQYRISATTQQRVLEAARMLDYRPNISARRLRSGGEKVVPILALFWTLDTRAPLIGRFLQGVHQGLQSLEEECELLIQPYVGAKLQEEKSLITGTRFNAAIIANATEEDERFLQVANLNVPIVLHLRESERYSAVTVDHASSGRQVARLFSSRGHQRVGLIVPKISSKAIRTRTEGFLDEARLLGMKVGSEHIAGGAFTEVGGYRAAEEIFHSGVRPTAIFALSDQMALGALSNCYEKGIVVPEEMEIVGHDNSESSQFTIPPLTTVHLPVEEMAASCVQMLVDLINHRVSAPVVKKFQTELVIRTSCGDFIDT; encoded by the coding sequence ATGGCCAGTATTAAAGATATTGCACAGCTGGCGAAAGTCTCCCCAGGTACGGCTTCCGTCGTCTTAAACGGAAAAGGGGATCAATATCGCATTTCGGCAACGACTCAACAGCGTGTACTAGAGGCTGCGCGCATGTTGGACTATCGTCCCAATATTTCGGCGCGGAGATTGCGCAGTGGCGGGGAAAAAGTGGTTCCGATTTTGGCGCTGTTTTGGACACTGGATACGCGTGCACCCTTGATTGGCCGTTTTTTGCAAGGGGTTCATCAGGGGTTGCAATCGTTGGAGGAGGAATGTGAACTATTGATTCAACCCTATGTCGGCGCAAAGCTGCAGGAAGAAAAAAGTCTGATTACCGGAACCCGCTTCAATGCAGCTATTATTGCTAATGCGACTGAGGAGGATGAGCGCTTTCTGCAAGTGGCCAACCTAAATGTGCCGATTGTGCTTCATTTACGGGAATCAGAGCGCTACTCCGCTGTTACGGTGGATCATGCTTCATCGGGTCGGCAAGTAGCCCGACTGTTTTCCAGTAGGGGGCATCAACGTGTAGGATTAATCGTTCCAAAAATATCATCGAAAGCGATTCGAACCCGGACGGAAGGTTTTTTGGATGAAGCACGCTTGTTGGGGATGAAAGTTGGCTCCGAGCATATTGCGGGGGGAGCGTTTACTGAGGTAGGAGGTTATCGGGCAGCAGAAGAGATTTTTCATTCCGGGGTAAGGCCGACTGCCATATTCGCTTTGAGTGATCAGATGGCGCTTGGTGCCTTGAGCAACTGTTACGAAAAGGGGATCGTTGTGCCGGAAGAGATGGAGATTGTAGGGCACGACAACAGTGAAAGCTCTCAGTTTACAATCCCGCCTTTGACGACGGTGCATCTACCGGTAGAAGAGATGGCGGCCTCCTGTGTTCAGATGTTGGTTGATTTGATCAATCATCGCGTATCGGCACCGGTTGTAAAAAAGTTTCAAACCGAGTTGGTCATCCGCACCTCATGCGGTGATTTTATCGATACCTGA
- a CDS encoding CidA/LrgA family protein yields the protein MSGKKLPIWFIAVEILILFLVFQFANAAVRWLHLPIPPALLGMGILFALLASGKVQVQLFEVSSRLLIRHLVLLLLPVIAGIIHFGPVLEKEGWKVGTILVITTIAVLTSTAVFAHLTNKKGDKP from the coding sequence ATGAGCGGCAAAAAACTTCCCATTTGGTTCATAGCCGTAGAGATCCTCATTCTGTTCCTGGTTTTCCAGTTTGCAAATGCAGCGGTTCGTTGGCTTCACCTTCCCATTCCACCAGCATTGCTTGGCATGGGCATCCTATTCGCTCTGTTGGCGTCAGGTAAAGTACAGGTACAGCTGTTTGAAGTCTCCAGCCGTCTATTGATTCGTCACCTGGTTCTTTTACTTCTACCGGTGATCGCCGGTATTATCCACTTCGGTCCCGTCTTGGAAAAAGAGGGATGGAAAGTGGGAACGATTCTAGTAATCACCACAATTGCTGTTTTAACTTCTACAGCAGTCTTTGCCCATCTCACCAATAAAAAGGGGGATAAACCATGA
- a CDS encoding LrgB family protein, protein MSKSVLLLSWTLIAYLAGLKLHRQIPHILTSPVFTSTLLVIGGLWLTHTDYSTYRAANAPLDQLLGPAQVAMAVPLYKGWTMLKRHLSFILAGVSVGTITGMVIAVFAGKLLHLNNETILSLVPKSATTPIAMVASHSAGGIPELAAIFAVVTGILGLVLGPVLLRWMGVQCHLAKGLAMGTAGQMIGAARASQWGDASAAMGIVGMSLAALLIGLVTPLLSHLFI, encoded by the coding sequence ATGAGCAAAAGTGTATTGCTATTGAGTTGGACGCTGATCGCTTATCTAGCGGGACTCAAACTGCACCGCCAAATCCCCCATATCCTGACAAGCCCTGTTTTCACCAGCACGTTATTGGTGATCGGTGGGCTATGGCTGACTCACACCGATTATTCGACTTACCGAGCGGCCAATGCACCGCTGGATCAATTGCTCGGCCCGGCCCAGGTGGCGATGGCCGTTCCTCTGTATAAGGGTTGGACCATGCTGAAGAGACACCTCTCTTTTATATTGGCTGGCGTCAGCGTTGGAACGATAACCGGAATGGTGATCGCCGTTTTCGCCGGAAAGCTCCTTCATCTTAACAATGAAACCATCCTGTCGCTGGTTCCCAAATCAGCAACCACACCCATTGCCATGGTGGCTTCTCATTCCGCCGGAGGTATTCCCGAACTAGCGGCAATTTTCGCTGTGGTGACCGGTATTCTCGGCTTAGTGTTAGGGCCTGTCCTACTCCGTTGGATGGGCGTGCAATGCCACTTAGCGAAAGGACTTGCCATGGGCACCGCCGGCCAGATGATCGGAGCTGCCCGTGCATCCCAATGGGGGGATGCCTCCGCTGCGATGGGCATCGTGGGGATGAGCTTAGCTGCGTTGCTGATCGGCTTGGTTACTCCCCTTTTGTCCCATCTGTTTATATAA
- the ssuE gene encoding NADPH-dependent FMN reductase, with protein sequence MGTIVTLSGSPSATSRTSAVLTIIRQQLAFAGWQTDAIKVRDLPPQDLIYAHFNSPALQETIRLLKNADGVIIATPVYKASYTGVLKAYLDLLPQEILEEKVVWPIAVGGSLAHLLTLDYALKPVLYALGAQTIIKGVYIQDSWVKQHDSGQVQLEETLAKRIHEEIEKFQKTLASTNKRGEIVAGENG encoded by the coding sequence TTGGGTACAATCGTCACTCTCTCCGGTAGTCCTTCTGCGACTTCCCGCACATCCGCTGTTCTTACTATTATTCGCCAGCAACTCGCATTTGCTGGCTGGCAAACCGATGCCATCAAGGTTCGTGATTTGCCTCCACAGGATTTGATCTACGCTCACTTTAACAGTCCTGCCTTACAGGAGACCATCCGTTTGCTTAAAAATGCCGATGGAGTCATTATCGCCACCCCCGTTTACAAGGCATCCTATACAGGAGTCCTAAAAGCATATCTCGACCTGTTACCACAAGAGATTTTGGAAGAGAAAGTGGTTTGGCCCATTGCTGTCGGCGGCTCACTCGCCCATCTTCTCACCTTGGATTATGCGCTAAAGCCGGTCCTTTACGCCTTGGGAGCTCAAACAATCATCAAGGGAGTCTATATCCAGGATTCTTGGGTGAAACAACACGACAGCGGGCAAGTTCAGTTGGAGGAAACGCTCGCAAAACGAATTCATGAGGAAATCGAAAAATTCCAGAAGACATTGGCCAGCACAAATAAACGAGGTGAAATCGTTGCAGGAGAGAACGGATAA
- a CDS encoding sulfonate ABC transporter substrate-binding protein, which translates to MEWTEFPAGPQLLEALNVGSIDIGHTGNAPPIFAQAAGTPLTYIGVSSPKPETEAIVVHNDSPIKSVKDLKGKKVVLNKGSNVHYLLVRALEDAGLQYEDIEPVYLPPADARAAFSKKSVDAWVVWDPYYASAEEDLGVRTITDATGYTSNREFVFAEQEFADNHSAEVKILLEELKKTADWFNDHPEQTAKQLAEQIKMDPIPVEKAITRTEYGMEPINDDVLKDQQQVADTFARIGLIPKKIQVEEVIWPENRVKK; encoded by the coding sequence GTGGAATGGACGGAATTCCCTGCCGGTCCACAGCTGTTGGAAGCTTTAAACGTGGGTAGCATCGACATTGGTCATACCGGTAACGCACCACCCATCTTCGCCCAAGCGGCTGGGACACCACTCACCTATATCGGGGTTAGTTCACCCAAACCGGAAACAGAAGCAATCGTTGTACACAACGATTCCCCTATCAAAAGCGTCAAGGATTTAAAAGGAAAAAAGGTGGTCTTAAACAAGGGCTCCAACGTTCATTATCTGTTGGTTCGCGCACTGGAGGACGCCGGACTCCAATATGAAGACATTGAACCGGTCTATCTCCCGCCGGCGGATGCCCGTGCGGCTTTTTCCAAAAAAAGCGTCGACGCATGGGTGGTGTGGGATCCCTATTATGCCTCCGCAGAAGAGGACTTAGGGGTACGAACGATCACCGACGCCACCGGGTATACTTCCAATCGTGAATTTGTTTTTGCGGAACAAGAATTTGCCGACAATCATAGCGCAGAAGTAAAAATCCTGTTAGAAGAATTGAAAAAAACGGCGGATTGGTTTAACGACCACCCTGAACAAACAGCGAAACAGCTGGCCGAACAAATCAAGATGGACCCCATACCGGTGGAGAAGGCCATTACACGAACCGAGTACGGGATGGAACCGATCAACGACGATGTGCTCAAAGACCAGCAACAAGTAGCGGACACCTTTGCCCGTATTGGTCTAATTCCGAAAAAAATTCAGGTAGAAGAGGTTATCTGGCCTGAAAATCGAGTGAAAAAATAA